In a single window of the Arachis hypogaea cultivar Tifrunner chromosome 6, arahy.Tifrunner.gnm2.J5K5, whole genome shotgun sequence genome:
- the LOC112696817 gene encoding translocase of chloroplast 34 has product MAPQFTREWTGINTFAPATQTKLLELLGKLKQENVNSLTILVMGKGGVGKSSTVNSIIGERIVSISPFQSESPRPMMISRSRAGFTLNIIDTPGLIEGGYINDMALDIIKRFLLNKTIDVLLYVDRLDAYRVDNLDKLIVKAITDSFGKAIWSKAIVALTHAQFSPPDGLAYDEFFSKRSEALLKVVRLGARIKKDAFQAAGVPVVLVENSGRCNKNDSDEKVLPNGIAWIPHLVQTITEIALNKNESVHVDKKLIEGPNPNQRGKLWIPLIFALQYFFVMKPIEGLIQNDIQNESKPAWELRDAASRRRNRY; this is encoded by the exons ATGGCGCCCCAATTCACGCGTGAGTGGACAGGAATCAATACCTTTGCGCCTGCCACCCAGACAAAGTTGCTTGAGCTCTTGGGAAAGCTTAAACAAGag AATGTGAACTCTTTGACCATACTTGTGATGGGGAAAGGTGGTGTTGGGAAATCTTCAACTGTCAATTCCATCATTGGGGAAAGAATAGTTTCTATTAGCCCATTTCAG TCGGAAAGTCCACGGCCGATGATGATATCGCGATCAAGGGCGGGTTTTACGTTAAACATTATTGATACTCCTGGTCTAATTGAAGGGGGATACATCAATGATATGGCGCTCGATATAATAAAACG TTTCCTTTTGAACAAGACCATAGATGTTCTGCTTTACGTGGATCGCTTGGATGCGTACAGAGTGGACAACTTGGACAAGTTGATCGTCAAAGCTATAACAGATAGTTTTGGCAAAGCAATATGGAGTAAGGCTATAGTAGCTCTAACACATGCTCAGTTCTCTCCACCAGATGGTTTGGCTTATGATGAATTCTTCTCGAAAAGATCTGAGGCTCTATTGAAAGTTGTTAGATTGGGTGCCCGGATAAAGAAAGATGCCTTTCAG GCTGCTGGTGTTCCTGTTGTTTTGGTCGAGAACAGTGGGAGATGCAACAAGAACGATAGTGATGAAAAG GTTCTTCCAAATGGAATTGCTTGGATTCCTCATCTAGTGCAAACAATCACAGAAATCGCATTAAACAAAAATGAGTCTGTTCATGTCGACAAGAAGCTGATTGAAGGGCCAAATCCTAATCAAAGGGGAAAACTGTGGATTCCTCTTATATTTGCTCTCCAA TATTTCTTTGTCATGAAGCCAATAGAAGGACTGATCCAGAATGACATTCAGAACGAGAGTAAGCCAGCGTGGGAGTTGCGGGATGCAGCATCTCGGAGGAGAAATCGATATTAG
- the LOC112696818 gene encoding uncharacterized protein, with amino-acid sequence MDFYAFHYVKDIVDISLLKLIQDELGLNYFDGLDDVSYGIEDNEMHRNMKSFSVQRIQTNTSNGTTVKKRSIIKERGCVAEHYSKRLTKYDMKVDRFYICCEFARLLLKSGGSKQWKFTIKGSKITKTFAIHVLKSKGKNREYKIGPKWKDFIKMHKLRPGYLCVFKSVSNKNNLVQVSVVRN; translated from the exons ATGGATTTTTATGCTTTTCACTATGTTAAAGATATTGTTGATATATCTTTACTAAAACTAATTCAAGATGAGTTGGGATTGAACTACTTTGATGGACTGGATGATGTTTCATATGGTATAGAAGATAATGAGATGCATCGAAATATGAAAAG TTTTAGTGTGCAAAGGATTCAAACGAACACTTCCAATGGAACTACTGTCAAGAAGAGgtcaataataaaagaaagagg ATGTGTTGCTGAACATTATAGCAAGAGGTTAACGAAGTATGATATGAAGGTTGATCGATTT TATATTTGCTGTGAGTTTGCTAGATTATTGCTTAAGAGTGGTGGATCGAAACAATGGAAATTTACTATTAAGGGCTCAAAGATTACTAAAACATTTGCAATACATGTCTTGAAAAGTAAGGGCAAGAATCGAGAGTACAAAATTGGACCCAAATGGAAAGATTTTATCAAGATGCATAAACTTAGGCCTGgatatttatgtgtatttaaAAGTGTTTCGAACAAAAATAATTTGGTTCAGGTTTCTGTGGTTAGAAACTAA